A section of the Bacteroidota bacterium genome encodes:
- a CDS encoding glycoside hydrolase — MNLNYYFKTWGIKTCFYKLRRAIPFISFAILVLLPGLTNAQPRQIIINPSVTCQKIEYFTASDAWSGNFVGKYWNKLQKDQIAQWLFSSKLDKTGNPEGIGLSMWRVNLGAGTLEQDSADIVPYQRRAESFMARDGQSYDWNKCLGQQYFMQKAVDYGCNNFLLFSNSPLVQYTKNGKGWSYSGKFANIKPDCYGQYADYMANVARYFITKKSWNIAYISPINEPQTFWGDSRQEGSQWKSSEMKKMYVELDKSLAKKGLDNVRIFVGETCTLSNLYDKTGSNTVCSKEDEPELQISTFFNPKSPCFIGNLKSVPKIISGHDYGTHLNNQVLKEIRKKLKAEADKYGVSFHESEWCLLPGIKEQMDGFTPDWEHGNYSGIQPALLLGRLVYGDIVYANSHAWGYWKGMEINGDHALIALYPKDGKIENGGNIRSNKMLWALGNYSFFIRPGYTRVELQGADDLNSLVASAYLAPDKSQLVIVYVNSSFDKIEVHVTLPKDYAHKVKKLSAYRTDESSDLTNMYIPEKAGGYIIPPRSLVTMVFDL, encoded by the coding sequence ATGAACCTAAATTATTACTTTAAAACATGGGGTATAAAAACTTGCTTTTATAAGTTAAGAAGAGCTATTCCGTTTATTTCCTTTGCCATATTAGTTTTGCTTCCCGGACTGACAAATGCTCAGCCACGGCAAATCATTATTAATCCGTCGGTTACCTGCCAAAAGATTGAGTATTTCACTGCTTCAGATGCCTGGAGCGGTAATTTCGTCGGAAAATATTGGAATAAATTGCAGAAAGATCAGATAGCTCAATGGTTGTTTAGTTCCAAATTAGATAAAACAGGGAATCCGGAGGGTATCGGATTGTCAATGTGGAGAGTGAACCTTGGAGCCGGAACACTCGAACAGGATAGTGCTGATATTGTGCCTTACCAAAGAAGAGCCGAGTCATTTATGGCTCGGGATGGTCAGAGTTACGACTGGAATAAATGCCTTGGGCAACAGTATTTTATGCAAAAGGCTGTAGACTATGGATGCAACAATTTCCTGTTATTTTCCAACTCTCCTCTGGTTCAATATACTAAAAATGGAAAAGGTTGGTCTTATTCCGGAAAGTTTGCAAATATTAAACCCGATTGTTATGGCCAATATGCAGATTATATGGCCAATGTTGCGCGATATTTTATCACAAAAAAATCATGGAATATTGCCTATATCAGTCCTATAAACGAACCTCAGACATTTTGGGGTGATTCACGTCAGGAGGGAAGCCAGTGGAAAAGTTCAGAAATGAAAAAAATGTATGTTGAACTGGATAAATCACTGGCAAAAAAAGGTCTGGATAATGTACGGATTTTTGTTGGAGAAACATGCACATTGTCAAATCTTTACGATAAAACGGGTTCAAACACGGTATGCAGTAAAGAAGATGAACCAGAATTGCAGATTTCCACATTCTTTAATCCAAAAAGCCCTTGCTTTATAGGTAATTTGAAAAGTGTTCCAAAAATCATTTCTGGTCATGATTATGGAACTCATTTGAACAATCAGGTGTTGAAAGAAATACGCAAAAAACTAAAAGCCGAAGCTGATAAATACGGAGTAAGTTTTCATGAGTCGGAATGGTGTTTGCTTCCCGGAATTAAAGAGCAGATGGACGGTTTTACCCCGGATTGGGAACATGGGAATTACTCGGGAATACAGCCTGCCCTTCTTTTGGGGAGACTTGTTTATGGCGATATTGTATATGCAAATTCCCATGCCTGGGGATATTGGAAAGGTATGGAAATCAATGGTGATCATGCTTTGATTGCACTATATCCCAAGGACGGAAAAATTGAAAATGGTGGGAATATTCGTTCCAATAAGATGCTTTGGGCATTGGGAAACTATAGTTTTTTTATTCGTCCAGGTTATACTCGTGTTGAGCTTCAGGGTGCCGATGATTTAAATTCGTTGGTTGCATCAGCTTATTTGGCTCCCGACAAGTCTCAGCTGGTGATTGTTTACGTAAATTCATCCTTTGATAAAATAGAGGTCCATGTCACCTTGCCTAAAGATTATGCCCATAAAGTGAAAAAGTTGTCGGCATACCGGACTGATGAGAGCAGCGATTTAACCAATATGTATATTCCTGAAAAAGCCGGCGGTTATATCATTCCTCCCCGTTCCTTGGTTACTATGGTATTTGATTTGTAG
- a CDS encoding DUF6150 family protein has protein sequence MKRILILLVICCLGKFSDAYSQVIIFNTGIEKDADIKVFVTESSSKADLNVCFVDSMKHINNDGLWYNIDFDNMPNKKIYFVNSAEQADLKIYLVDYASQAGWVNPERKKLFMPDR, from the coding sequence ATGAAGAGGATACTAATCTTACTTGTTATTTGTTGTTTGGGAAAATTTTCAGATGCATATTCTCAGGTAATTATTTTCAATACAGGTATTGAAAAAGATGCCGATATCAAAGTTTTTGTTACGGAATCTTCGTCCAAGGCCGATCTGAATGTCTGTTTTGTTGACAGCATGAAACACATCAATAATGATGGCCTATGGTATAACATCGATTTTGATAACATGCCGAACAAAAAAATTTATTTTGTCAATTCTGCTGAACAGGCCGATTTGAAAATTTACCTGGTTGATTATGCTTCACAGGCAGGTTGGGTGAATCCGGAGAGGAAGAAATTATTTATGCCCGACAGATAG
- a CDS encoding alpha/beta hydrolase translates to MKWFPFIGFLILILTGCQKEKISFSTEADDIFYLDNQGASMKIMVQGNTLSKNYILFVHGGPGSNSELFNTDYISSHLENKYACVYWDQRNAGASQGGSNGCRMHLSQYADDLKKVIQLLKYRYGADISVFLLGHSFGGLVTSAFLTTGDNQDMVKAWICVDGSHNYPLNDTLTHDKLLNAGQQQIALNSNVGKWSEIVQYCKNHNGNFSLDESNQLGSYGEEAESLFPEVNKFDLLGQVEKYAISQDYPLTSMAVNYLYSSNSSLNSELATANFSPLMNKIHIPVVLFWGRYDFICPVGLAYDIMDRTASNDKKIVFFEHSGHNCIFQEEEKFCSELSSFIDLHP, encoded by the coding sequence ATGAAATGGTTCCCTTTTATAGGATTTTTAATTTTGATTCTGACAGGTTGCCAGAAAGAAAAAATTTCATTTTCAACTGAAGCCGATGATATTTTCTACCTGGATAACCAGGGCGCTTCGATGAAAATCATGGTCCAGGGCAATACCTTGTCCAAAAACTACATACTGTTTGTTCATGGCGGACCGGGCAGCAATTCCGAATTGTTTAATACGGATTATATCAGCAGCCATCTCGAAAATAAATATGCCTGTGTATACTGGGACCAGCGGAATGCCGGCGCTTCCCAGGGCGGATCAAATGGCTGCAGGATGCACCTGAGCCAATATGCTGATGATCTGAAGAAGGTTATTCAACTTTTAAAATACCGGTACGGGGCAGACATTTCAGTATTCCTGCTTGGCCATAGCTTCGGGGGATTGGTTACTTCCGCTTTCCTGACCACAGGAGATAACCAGGATATGGTCAAGGCCTGGATATGTGTTGATGGCAGCCACAATTACCCTTTGAATGATACCCTAACGCATGATAAATTACTGAATGCCGGGCAGCAGCAAATAGCGCTGAACAGCAATGTAGGGAAATGGTCGGAAATCGTTCAATATTGTAAAAACCATAACGGTAATTTTTCACTTGACGAATCCAACCAGCTGGGAAGTTATGGAGAAGAGGCAGAGAGCCTTTTTCCTGAGGTTAATAAATTTGATCTTCTCGGCCAGGTTGAAAAATATGCCATCAGCCAGGATTATCCCTTAACCTCCATGGCCGTAAATTATCTTTATTCTTCCAATTCATCATTGAACTCGGAGTTGGCCACTGCAAATTTTTCACCTTTGATGAATAAAATTCATATCCCGGTCGTCCTTTTTTGGGGCAGGTACGATTTTATTTGTCCTGTGGGGTTGGCATACGATATTATGGACAGAACTGCTTCAAACGATAAAAAAATAGTCTTTTTTGAGCATAGCGGGCATAATTGCATATTCCAGGAAGAAGAGAAATTCTGTAGTGAACTGTCTTCTTTTATTGACCTGCATCCATGA
- a CDS encoding succinate dehydrogenase/fumarate reductase iron-sulfur subunit, whose product MDFTLKIWRQANAKAKGKFVTYEVKNISSDCSFLEMLDILNEQLIDKIEKPVCFDHDCREGICGMCSLYINGQPHGPDAQTTTCQLHMRKFKDGDTIVIEPWRSKAFPIIKDLVVDRSAFDKIIQAGGYISLNAGSAQDANAIPIRKELADKAMDAAACIGCGACVATCKNGSAMLFVAAKVSQFALLPQGKVEAKERVKAMVAKMDELGFGNCSNTGACEAECPKGISISNIARLNREYFCAKMS is encoded by the coding sequence ATGGATTTTACTCTTAAAATATGGCGTCAGGCCAATGCCAAAGCAAAAGGCAAGTTTGTTACCTACGAGGTGAAAAACATATCTTCCGATTGTTCCTTTTTGGAAATGCTAGATATTTTGAATGAGCAGTTGATTGATAAGATTGAAAAACCTGTTTGTTTTGACCACGACTGTCGCGAAGGCATCTGCGGTATGTGCAGTTTATATATCAATGGTCAGCCTCATGGACCTGATGCCCAGACAACAACCTGTCAGTTACACATGAGGAAATTCAAGGATGGCGATACCATCGTTATCGAACCCTGGCGTTCAAAAGCTTTTCCTATCATTAAGGATTTGGTGGTAGACCGTTCTGCTTTCGATAAAATTATCCAGGCTGGCGGTTACATTTCCCTTAATGCCGGAAGCGCCCAGGATGCCAATGCAATTCCTATCAGAAAAGAATTGGCCGATAAGGCTATGGATGCTGCTGCCTGCATTGGTTGCGGTGCCTGTGTGGCTACCTGTAAAAATGGTTCAGCTATGCTTTTCGTTGCAGCCAAAGTATCGCAATTTGCTTTACTTCCCCAGGGAAAAGTTGAGGCCAAGGAAAGAGTTAAGGCTATGGTTGCCAAAATGGATGAATTAGGGTTTGGTAATTGCTCCAATACCGGTGCATGCGAAGCTGAATGTCCTAAAGGCATTTCTATTTCAAATATTGCCCGCTTAAACAGGGAATATTTCTGTGCGAAGATGTCATAA